From Osmerus mordax isolate fOsmMor3 chromosome 8, fOsmMor3.pri, whole genome shotgun sequence, a single genomic window includes:
- the tube1 gene encoding tubulin epsilon chain isoform X2 produces MTQSVVVQVGQCGNQVGCRFWDLALREHSHVNKKGIYDEALSSFFRNVDSRRSESGARDTTGGRIQSLKARAVLVDMEEGVVNELLQGPLREVFDTTQLITDVSGSGNNWAVGHMTYGTAYREQIVEQLRKAAEHCDCLQCFFLIHSMGGGTGSGLGTRVLNLLEEEFPEVCRIVTSVYPSAEDDVITSPYNSVLAMRELTEHADCVLPVENQSLVDIVNKIKHMSHRVRSGSVIKKDCTLISGRGGVSGAEKPFDAMNNIVANLLLNITSSARFEGSLNMDLNEIAMNLVPFPRLHYLVPSLTPLYTLSDVNIPTRRLDQMFTDAFSKDHQLLQADPRHSLYLACALLVRGDVQVSDLRRNIERLRPTLSRSLSCVPD; encoded by the exons ATGACGCAGTCAGTGGTTGTTCAAG TTGGCCAGTGCGGTAACCAAGTAGGCTGCAGGTTTTGGGATCTTGCCCTGAGGGAGCATTCCCATGTCAATAAA AAAGGAATATACGATGAAGCTCTGAGCAGCTTTTTTCGGAATGTTGATTCACG GAGGAGTGAAAGTGGAGCCCGTGACACCACTGGCGGGAGGATCCAGTCATTGAAAGCCCGG GCCGTCCTGGTGGACATGGAGGAGGGTGTGGTGAACGAGCTGCTCCAGGGGCCCTTGAGGGAAGTGTTCGACACCACCCAGCTCATCACCGACGTATCTGGTTCAGGCAACAACTG GGCTGTGGGACACATGACGTACGGGACAGCGTACAGGGAGCAGATCGTGGAGCAGCTGAGGAAGGCAGCAGAGCATTGTGACTGTCTTCAGTGCTTCTTCCTCATTCACTCCATGGGCGGAG GGACGGGCTCGGGCTTGGGCACGCGTGTGCTGAACCTTCTGGAGGAGGAGTTCCCCGAGGTGTGTCGCATCGTCACCTCGGTGTACCCCTCCGCTGAGGATGATGTCATCACTTCCCCCTACAACAGCGTCCTGGCCATGCGGGAGCTGACCGAGCACGCAGACTGCGTCTTGCCTGTGGAGAATCAG tCATTGGTGGACATTGTTAACAAGATCAAGCACATGAGCCACAGAGTCAGGTCAGGTTCTGTGATAAAGAAAGACTGCACTCTCATCTCTGGCCGGGGGGGTGTCAGTGGGGCGGAGAAGCCCTTTGATGCCATGAACAACATCGTGGCTAACCTGCTCCTCAACATCACCAG CTCAGCTCGTTTTGAGGGATCCCTCAACATGGATCTGAATGAGATAGCCATGAACCTGGTTCCCTTCCCTCGCCTGCACTACCTGgtgcccagcctcacccccctgTACACCCTGTCTGATGTCAACATCCCCACCAGAAG GCTGGATCAGATGTTCACGGACGCCTTCAGTAAGGACCACCAGCTTCTCCAGGCTGACCCCAGACACAGCCTCTACCTGGCCTGCGCCCTCCTGGTCCGCGGGGACGTGCAGGTGTCTGACCTCCGCAGGAACATCGAGAG ACTGAGGCCTACGCTGAGTAGGTCCCTGTCATGTGTTCCAGACTGA
- the tube1 gene encoding tubulin epsilon chain isoform X1, whose protein sequence is MTQSVVVQVGQCGNQVGCRFWDLALREHSHVNKKGIYDEALSSFFRNVDSRRSESGARDTTGGRIQSLKARAVLVDMEEGVVNELLQGPLREVFDTTQLITDVSGSGNNWAVGHMTYGTAYREQIVEQLRKAAEHCDCLQCFFLIHSMGGGTGSGLGTRVLNLLEEEFPEVCRIVTSVYPSAEDDVITSPYNSVLAMRELTEHADCVLPVENQSLVDIVNKIKHMSHRVRSGSVIKKDCTLISGRGGVSGAEKPFDAMNNIVANLLLNITSSARFEGSLNMDLNEIAMNLVPFPRLHYLVPSLTPLYTLSDVNIPTRRLDQMFTDAFSKDHQLLQADPRHSLYLACALLVRGDVQVSDLRRNIERLRPTLPFVSWNQEGWKTGLCSVPPVGHSHSLLALANNTCVKLTFVELRERFTKLYRKKAHLHHYLQVDGVEQGCFTEAVASLSSLIEEYCQLDATKGHLTPDTPRLKMAS, encoded by the exons ATGACGCAGTCAGTGGTTGTTCAAG TTGGCCAGTGCGGTAACCAAGTAGGCTGCAGGTTTTGGGATCTTGCCCTGAGGGAGCATTCCCATGTCAATAAA AAAGGAATATACGATGAAGCTCTGAGCAGCTTTTTTCGGAATGTTGATTCACG GAGGAGTGAAAGTGGAGCCCGTGACACCACTGGCGGGAGGATCCAGTCATTGAAAGCCCGG GCCGTCCTGGTGGACATGGAGGAGGGTGTGGTGAACGAGCTGCTCCAGGGGCCCTTGAGGGAAGTGTTCGACACCACCCAGCTCATCACCGACGTATCTGGTTCAGGCAACAACTG GGCTGTGGGACACATGACGTACGGGACAGCGTACAGGGAGCAGATCGTGGAGCAGCTGAGGAAGGCAGCAGAGCATTGTGACTGTCTTCAGTGCTTCTTCCTCATTCACTCCATGGGCGGAG GGACGGGCTCGGGCTTGGGCACGCGTGTGCTGAACCTTCTGGAGGAGGAGTTCCCCGAGGTGTGTCGCATCGTCACCTCGGTGTACCCCTCCGCTGAGGATGATGTCATCACTTCCCCCTACAACAGCGTCCTGGCCATGCGGGAGCTGACCGAGCACGCAGACTGCGTCTTGCCTGTGGAGAATCAG tCATTGGTGGACATTGTTAACAAGATCAAGCACATGAGCCACAGAGTCAGGTCAGGTTCTGTGATAAAGAAAGACTGCACTCTCATCTCTGGCCGGGGGGGTGTCAGTGGGGCGGAGAAGCCCTTTGATGCCATGAACAACATCGTGGCTAACCTGCTCCTCAACATCACCAG CTCAGCTCGTTTTGAGGGATCCCTCAACATGGATCTGAATGAGATAGCCATGAACCTGGTTCCCTTCCCTCGCCTGCACTACCTGgtgcccagcctcacccccctgTACACCCTGTCTGATGTCAACATCCCCACCAGAAG GCTGGATCAGATGTTCACGGACGCCTTCAGTAAGGACCACCAGCTTCTCCAGGCTGACCCCAGACACAGCCTCTACCTGGCCTGCGCCCTCCTGGTCCGCGGGGACGTGCAGGTGTCTGACCTCCGCAGGAACATCGAGAG ACTGAGGCCTACGCTGCCCTTCGTCTCCTGGAACCAGGAGGGCTGGAAGACAGGCCTGTGCTCAGTCCCCCCCGTGGGCCACTCACACTCCCTGCTGGCTCTGGCCAACAACACCTGCGTGAAGCTTACCTTCGTGGAGCTCCGAGAACGCTTCACCAAGCTCTACAGGAAGAAG GCTCACTTGCACCACTACCTCCAGGTGGATGGGGTGGAGCAGGGCTGCTTCACCGAGGCTGTAGCCTCCCTCAGCTCTCTGATCGAGGAGTACTGTCAGCTGGACGCCACCAAGGGGCACCTGACGCCGGACACCCCCAGACTCAAAATGGCCTCTTGA
- the ccn6 gene encoding cellular communication network factor 6, producing MLSLLCQSLLVFLAQQYLCRAQNHHGQLLAPRESRAVVERRQFCHWPCKCRAKPQCAPGVSSVLDGCGCCKSCARQVGDACNERDVCDPHKSMYCDFSADKPRFEVGVCAYMMAVGCDLNGAHYDNGQAFQPSPLYKCTCIAGAIGCTPAFVQKPAGLQGPAPLMGSMPTGLRSSQDPRKNQQDTSYIAMPAYRDPPLAWKKNCLIQTTPWSPCSRTCGLGISVRVNNDNGKCEMRKDRRLCLLRPCQQSQLKAMKGKIPKGKTCRPKFQAKKAEKLTLSGCTSIRKYRPTYCGVCKDKRCCVPNKASMVTVSFSCKGGTNVRWKMQWITSCVCQKKCNDPEDMFSELRFL from the exons ATGCTATCACTACTCTGCCAATCCCTCCTGGTCTTCCTAGCGCAGCAG TATCTCTGCAGGGCTCAGAACCACCATGGGCAGCTGCTGGCTCCGCGGGAGAGCAGGGCTGTTGTTGAGAGACGGCAGTTCTGCCACTGGCCCTGTAAGTGCCGGGCCAAGCCTCAATGCGCTCCAGGGGTCAGCTCCGTGCTGGACGGGTGCGGCTGCTGCAAGAGCTGCGCCCGGCAGGTCGGGGACGCGTGTAACGAGAGGGACGTCTGTGACCCACACAAGAGCATGTACTGCGACTTCTCGGCAGACAAGCCCCGCTTCGAGGTCGGAGTCTGCGCCT acaTGATGGCTGTGGGTTGTGACCTGAATGGAGCTCACTACGACAATGGCCAGGCCTTCCAGCCCAGCCCCTTGTACAAGTGCACATGCATCGCAGGAGCCATCGGCTGCACCCCTGCCTTCGTCCAGAAACCCGCTGGACTCCAAGGCCCTGCTCCCCTGATGGGCAGCATGCCGACTGGGCTCCGCAGCTCCCAGGACCCCAGGAAGAACCAGCAGGATACAAGCTACATAGCCatgccag CTTACAGGGATCCTCCTTTAGCCTGGAAGAAGAACTGCCTGATCCAGACCACTCCATGGAGCCCCTGCTCCAGGACCTGCGGCCTGGGCATCTCGGTCCGCGTCAACAACGACAACGGCAAGTGTGAGATGAGGAAGGACCGGCGTCTGTGTCTGCTGCGGCCGTGCCAGCAGAGCCAGCTGAAGGCCATGAAGGGGAAG ATTCCAAAAGGTAAGACGTGTCGGCCCAAGTTCCAGGCTAAGAAAGCAGAGAAGCTGACTCTGTCTGGCTGCACCAGCATCAGGAAGTACCGCCCCACCTACTGTGGCGTCTGCAAAGACAAGCGTTGCTGCGTCCCCAATAAGGCTAGCATGGTGACAGTCAGCTTCAGCTGCAAGGGGGGCACCAACGTTCGCTGGAAGATGCAGtggatcacttcctgtgtgtgccaGAAGAAATGCAACGACCCAGAGGACATGTTCTCAGAGCTGCGGTTCCTCTAG
- the si:dkey-119m7.4 gene encoding solute carrier family 22 member 13 produces MNFDEILAQIGGFGKFQKILYVWICLPQILLAFHMLVSVFTGAVPPHLCRSEWSSSHAALSFNLSLVADPGADLACSAPGPGRDSPQLNASEALALITSQASAGCQGGWEFSKEIFHSTVATEWDLVCDNANLNNIGASIYMFGLLIGAVVFGALADKYGRRPIILVGLAIQTTFGVGAAFAPNFYIYVILRFVVGTTISAVIMNAFVLGTEWTGSKHRMLAGVITDYFFGFGYIILAGLAYLIRDWRKLQLAISAPGFLFIFYIWVLPKSARWLMANDKNEEAMDLIRKAALMNGKPLQDDEEISQGYKDKLKLEDKKKHTVIDLVRTPKMRRHSLIIFYLWFVNVMVYYGLSLNISDFGMNIYLTQLIFGLVEMPARTITLFTLNRSRKISQMAFLAVGGVACLLTIFIPDELSIIRTILAMIGKFGITASLSIVYIYSAEVFPTVIRQNGIGMGSMCARAGGVLAPVIYLLRTFSKSAPMVLFGLFTLLGAGLTLLLPETANKHLPDTIEDVEGANPRSGGTS; encoded by the exons ATGAACTTTGACGAAATCCTTGCTCAGATCGGAGGCTTTGGGAAGTTCCAGAAGATCCTGTACGTATGGATTTGTCTGCCCCAGATCCTGCTGGCGTTCCACATGCTGGTATCGGTCTTCACAGGGGCTGTGCCCCCGCATCTCTGTCGCTCCGAGTGGTCCTCCAGCCACGCTGCTTTGAGTTTCAACTTAAGTCTGGTGGCCGACCCTGGTGCTGACCTGGCCTGCTCGGCCCCTGGCCCCGGCCGGGACTCCCCACAGCTGAACGCCAGCGAGGCCTTGGCTCTCATCACCAGCCAGGCCTCCGCAGGCTGCCAGGGGGGATGGGAGTTCAGCAAGGAGATTTTCCACAGTACTGTGGCAACCGAG TGGGACCTGGTGTGTGACAATGCCAATCTGAACAATATTGGTGCCTCTATCTACATGTTTGGTCTTCTGATAGGGGCTGTGGTGTTTGGCGCCCTGGCAGACAA GTACGGTCGCAGGCCCATAATTTTGGTTGGCTTGGCGATTCAGACGACCTTCGGGGTCGGTGCAGCTTTCGCGCCGAATTTCTACATCTACGTCATCCTGCGCTTTGTGGTCGGGACCACTATTTCAGCTGTCATCATGAACGCGTTTGTTTTAG GCACAGAGTGGACAGGATCGAAGCATCGGATGCTGGCCGGTGTCATCACAGACTACTTCTTCGGGTTTGGTTACATTATCCTGGCGGGGCTGGCGTACCTTATACGAGACTGGCGCAAACTCCAGCTGGCCATCTCAGCACCAGGCTTCCTGTTCATCTTCTACATCTG GGTGTTGCCAAAGTCGGCCCGTTGGTTAATGGCCAATGACAAGAATGAGGAAGCCATGGACCTGATCCGCAAGGCTGCTCTAATGAATGGAAAACCCctgcaggatgatgaggagATAAGTCAG GGATACAAAGACAAGCTGAAGCTGGAGGACAAGAAAAAACACACGGTGATTGACTTGGTCCGCACTCCTAAAATGAGGAGGCATTCATTGATCATTTTCTACCTGTG GTTTGTCAACGTGATGGTATATTACGGTCTGTCTCTCAACATCTCTGACTTTGGAATGAACATCTACCTCACCCAGCTCATCTTCGGCCTGGTGGAGATGCCAGCCCGCACCATCACGCTGTTCACCCTCAACCGCTCCCGCAAGATATCCCAGATGGCCTTCCTGGCAGTTGGGGGTGTCGCTTGCCTGCTGACCATTTTCATCCCTGATG AACTTTCCATCATCAGAACCATCCTGGCTATGATCGGCAAGTTCGGAATCACAGCGTCCCTGTCCATAGTTTACATCTATTCTGCTGAGGTGTTTCCAACGGTCATCAG GCAGAATGGGATTGGGATGGGCTCCATGTGTGCGCGGGCCGGAGGAGTCTTAGCCCCCGTCATTTACCTCCTGAGGACCTTCAGTAAGAGCGCACCCATGGTGCTCTTCGGCCTGTTCACCCTGCTGGGCGCCGGGCTGACCCTGCTACTGCCTGAGACAGCCAATAAGCATCTGCCTGACACCATTGAGGATGTGGAAGGAGCCAATCCGAGGTCTGGTGGAACTTCATAG